A genomic window from Salvia hispanica cultivar TCC Black 2014 chromosome 5, UniMelb_Shisp_WGS_1.0, whole genome shotgun sequence includes:
- the LOC125190468 gene encoding translocon-associated protein subunit beta-like encodes MANYFTSPIVAVACAISILCLTLAESANSPFIVAHKRVSRTKVNSDLERLSVSVDIYNAGSEPAYDVALYDDNWAEEVFDTVIGNTSKTWEKLDVGSLVSHSFELESKVKTVYYGTPALITYRVPTKSKLQEAYSTPILPLRILSESAAENKFQIAKMLLAKYGSLISVVLIVTIFANIITSPTKASAGRKKKH; translated from the exons ATGGCGAACTATTTCACGTCTCCGATCGTGGCCGTCGCATGCGCGATCTCAATTCTTTGTTTAACTTTAGCGGAATCTGCAAATTCACCGTTTATCGTGGCTCATAAAAGAGTTTCTCGCACGAAGGTGAATTCGGATTTGGAGCGGTTATCCGTCTCCGTCGACATTTATAACGCTGGATCCGA ACCTGCCTATGATGTTGCACTCTATGATGATAATTGGGCTGAAGAGGTTTTCGACACAGTCATTGGAAATACATCCAAGACTTGGGAAAAGCTTGATGT TGGTTCCCTTGTGTCTCATTCATTTGAATTGGAGTCGAAGGTGAAAACGGTGTACTATGGGACGCCTGCTTTGATCACTTACCGTGTTCCCACAAAGTCGAAACTACAG GAAGCGTATTCAACTCCTATTCTACCATTGAGGATTCTATCTGAATCAGCTGCTGagaacaaatttcaaatt GCAAAG ATGCTGTTGGCGAAATACGGTTCACTAATTTCAGTGGTGCTTATCGTCACCATTTTCGCGAACATCATCACATCTCCAACAAAAGCCAGTGctgggaggaagaagaaacacTGA